Proteins from a single region of Acidimicrobiia bacterium:
- a CDS encoding cytochrome c3 family protein, which translates to MRRRYGFVILAMMLILAACTGEVGDTGPAGPAGAAGPAGPAGPAGPAGADASAMAAGDLSCTDCHNDSSLITGKKTAWEATLHGSGGAYVRGASASCAGCHSGGGFSARIAAGQHPGELEAGDPNPTRQDCRTCHQIHTTYSGADWALETTDPFDFYAFEGVTYDGGEGNLCAQCHQPRRGIADAVDGMIEVTSTHWGPHHGGQGSMLLGIAGAGVEGRPASHYTMVADTCVTCHLGEGADHSFEPDVAACAECHGEIEDFDFSGLQTEVQAMLDELEEALVAKGWLDEEGHPMVQNVPEAEAAALWNWIYIAHEDGSLGVHNPAYTKALLEAGLAALGG; encoded by the coding sequence ATGCGCCGAAGATATGGGTTCGTCATTCTGGCGATGATGCTGATTCTGGCAGCGTGTACCGGCGAAGTCGGTGACACCGGTCCGGCGGGTCCGGCGGGTGCGGCGGGTCCGGCTGGTCCGGCTGGTCCGGCTGGTCCGGCCGGCGCAGATGCGTCCGCCATGGCCGCAGGGGATCTGTCCTGCACCGATTGTCACAACGACTCTTCGCTGATCACCGGGAAGAAGACGGCCTGGGAGGCAACGCTTCATGGTTCGGGCGGAGCCTATGTTCGTGGGGCTAGTGCCAGTTGTGCGGGCTGCCACTCGGGTGGCGGTTTCAGCGCGAGGATTGCCGCAGGGCAACACCCCGGCGAGCTTGAGGCCGGCGATCCCAATCCGACCCGCCAGGATTGCCGCACTTGCCACCAGATCCATACGACCTACTCGGGCGCCGACTGGGCGTTGGAGACCACCGATCCATTCGATTTCTACGCCTTTGAAGGCGTGACCTACGATGGAGGCGAGGGCAACTTGTGTGCCCAGTGTCACCAGCCTCGACGCGGCATCGCCGACGCTGTGGACGGAATGATCGAGGTCACGAGCACTCACTGGGGCCCCCACCACGGTGGACAAGGCTCGATGCTGCTCGGCATTGCCGGTGCAGGCGTAGAAGGCCGCCCGGCCTCTCACTACACGATGGTTGCCGACACATGCGTGACCTGCCATCTCGGCGAAGGTGCGGATCACAGCTTTGAGCCGGACGTTGCCGCCTGTGCGGAGTGCCACGGTGAGATCGAGGACTTCGACTTCAGCGGCCTGCAGACCGAGGTCCAGGCGATGCTGGATGAGCTCGAAGAGGCTCTGGTTGCCAAGGGCTGGCTCGACGAAGAGGGTCATCCGATGGTGCAGAATGTCCCCGAGGCTGAAGCTGCTGCGCTGTGGAACTGGATCTACATCGCCCATGAAGACGGCAGTCTCGGTGTTCACAATCCGGCATACACAAAGGCGTTGCTCGAGGCCGGCCTCGCAGCACTCGGCGGGTAG
- a CDS encoding nitroreductase family protein, whose amino-acid sequence MMLNTSEETYESVLKLRTVRRFLAKPVTENDLTRILEAARWTGSSKNRQSWSFVVVRERAQLDRLAECGDFTVPIRNAPLVIAPVRLPEGYEWDMGRVSQNIMLAAAAIGVGSCPITLHREDCAREALGIPGDHGCRYVVALGYPDEPAERAGRTASAMAGRKSLEDLVRYERFS is encoded by the coding sequence ATGATGCTCAACACTTCAGAAGAGACCTACGAGTCCGTACTCAAACTCAGAACCGTCAGACGCTTCCTGGCGAAACCGGTGACCGAAAACGACCTCACCCGCATCCTGGAGGCGGCACGTTGGACCGGCAGTTCAAAGAACCGCCAATCTTGGTCGTTCGTCGTGGTGCGCGAGCGAGCACAACTCGATCGACTGGCCGAATGCGGCGATTTCACAGTTCCCATTCGAAATGCTCCTCTCGTGATTGCACCGGTCCGTCTCCCGGAAGGTTACGAATGGGACATGGGAAGGGTGTCTCAGAACATAATGCTCGCCGCTGCGGCGATTGGAGTCGGATCCTGTCCGATCACTTTGCACAGAGAGGACTGTGCTCGAGAGGCGCTGGGCATACCGGGCGATCACGGATGCCGGTATGTTGTTGCGCTCGGTTACCCGGACGAACCCGCCGAACGGGCTGGGCGGACCGCCTCGGCGATGGCCGGCCGGAAGTCGCTCGAGGATCTGGTCAGATACGAACGGTTCTCGTGA
- a CDS encoding 3-hydroxybutyryl-CoA dehydrogenase — translation MTIHRIGIVGGGLMGSGIAEVSAKAGLDVTIREVDEATVSLARSKIEQSTGRAVDKGKLEAGARDEILERITYTTDLADLADRQLVVEAITESETLKLEIFKTLDGILEDEDVILASNTSSIPITRLARATSRPDSVVGLHFFNPVPVMGLVELISTVLSSPAVEARAEGFASDQLGKTVIHAKDRAGFIVNMLLVPYMLEAIRLYENGVATADDIDTGMRLGANHPMGPLTLADFVGLDTCKAVADVLYDEFKLPQYAPPPLLVRMVEAGLLGRKSGRGFYEYQ, via the coding sequence ATGACCATCCATCGCATCGGAATCGTCGGCGGAGGACTCATGGGGTCCGGAATCGCCGAAGTGTCTGCCAAGGCGGGCCTAGATGTCACGATCAGAGAAGTCGACGAAGCGACGGTGTCGCTGGCTCGGTCGAAGATCGAACAGTCGACCGGGCGGGCCGTTGACAAGGGCAAACTCGAGGCCGGGGCACGTGACGAAATCCTCGAACGCATCACCTACACCACGGACCTCGCCGATCTGGCCGACCGGCAACTGGTAGTCGAGGCGATCACGGAAAGCGAAACCCTGAAGCTCGAGATATTCAAGACCCTCGACGGCATACTCGAAGACGAAGACGTCATCCTGGCCTCAAACACGTCCTCCATCCCCATCACCCGCCTGGCCAGAGCGACGAGCCGTCCGGATTCGGTCGTCGGACTGCACTTCTTCAACCCCGTACCCGTAATGGGGCTGGTCGAATTGATCAGCACGGTCCTTTCGTCGCCGGCGGTGGAAGCTCGGGCCGAGGGATTCGCCTCCGACCAGCTGGGGAAGACGGTCATCCATGCCAAGGATCGGGCCGGATTCATCGTGAACATGCTGCTCGTGCCCTACATGCTCGAGGCAATACGTCTGTATGAGAATGGGGTGGCGACGGCGGATGACATCGACACCGGCATGCGCCTTGGAGCCAACCATCCCATGGGACCGCTGACCCTCGCTGATTTCGTCGGCCTCGATACCTGCAAGGCAGTCGCCGACGTGCTCTACGACGAGTTCAAGCTGCCCCAATACGCCCCACCTCCCCTTCTGGTCAGAATGGTCGAGGCGGGTCTACTGGGCCGAAAGAGCGGCCGGGGCTTCTACGAGTACCAGTAG
- a CDS encoding serpin family protein, translated as MRLIRLLAVLSLLASACAGADSSSSTASTASTVPGDSPVAGMLVASDVERDDPLAPASDVELVVAGLRSFAAELYTELVGDGNMVFSPVSVYTALAMTYAGAAGTTADEMAALLGDGLSFEAFHSAMNAFDQVLATRNHEANASEGAVEIAVANSLWGQQGMAFEAPFLDLLARDYGSGMRIVDFIDPSAREEGRRAINDWVAGETNDRIEELIQQGVLDDMVRLVLVNAVYLDAAWQSPFEPAATTDDPFLLLDGSETSVETMHQRVTVPYGVGEGWQAVRIPYAGNELGMLVVLPDIGSYEQVEDSLSLGLLDTVSGALSLEPVMLSLPKWEIRTQVGLVPPLRALGLSEATSGAADFSGMTGEGHLFISEVVHEAWISADEAGTEAAAATAAIMSLTALPLDPIPFTVDRPFIFALEDIETGSILFMGRVVDPGS; from the coding sequence GTGCGTCTCATCAGGTTGCTCGCTGTTCTTTCCCTGTTGGCCTCCGCCTGCGCGGGCGCCGATTCATCGTCGTCGACCGCATCGACCGCGTCGACCGTGCCCGGCGACTCCCCGGTGGCGGGGATGCTCGTTGCCTCAGACGTGGAACGTGATGATCCGCTTGCTCCGGCCTCCGATGTCGAGCTGGTGGTGGCCGGCCTTCGGTCGTTTGCAGCAGAGCTGTACACCGAGCTGGTCGGCGACGGCAACATGGTCTTCTCGCCTGTGAGCGTGTACACGGCGCTGGCGATGACCTACGCGGGCGCGGCAGGGACTACCGCCGACGAGATGGCGGCGCTCCTGGGCGACGGCCTTTCCTTCGAAGCCTTCCATTCCGCGATGAATGCATTCGATCAGGTGCTCGCCACACGGAATCATGAGGCGAATGCGTCGGAAGGAGCGGTCGAGATAGCCGTCGCCAACAGCCTGTGGGGACAGCAGGGAATGGCCTTTGAGGCCCCGTTCCTGGATCTACTCGCCCGCGACTACGGATCGGGGATGCGCATCGTCGACTTTATCGATCCCTCTGCCCGTGAGGAGGGGCGCCGGGCCATCAACGACTGGGTGGCTGGTGAGACGAATGATCGTATCGAGGAGCTGATTCAACAAGGGGTGCTCGACGATATGGTGAGGCTCGTCCTGGTGAACGCGGTCTACCTGGACGCCGCCTGGCAGAGTCCGTTCGAGCCGGCGGCTACCACTGACGATCCGTTCCTGCTCCTCGATGGTTCTGAAACCTCTGTTGAAACGATGCACCAGCGAGTTACGGTGCCCTACGGCGTGGGTGAGGGATGGCAGGCCGTCCGAATCCCTTATGCAGGCAACGAGCTGGGGATGCTTGTGGTTCTACCCGACATAGGTAGCTACGAGCAGGTCGAAGACTCATTGAGCCTCGGACTCCTCGATACCGTGTCCGGTGCACTGTCGTTGGAACCGGTAATGCTCTCGCTTCCGAAGTGGGAGATAAGGACTCAGGTCGGGCTGGTTCCTCCTTTGCGGGCTCTGGGACTGAGCGAAGCTACCAGTGGGGCCGCAGACTTCAGCGGGATGACAGGTGAAGGGCATCTGTTCATCAGTGAGGTCGTTCACGAAGCGTGGATTTCTGCCGACGAAGCGGGGACCGAAGCAGCAGCCGCAACCGCCGCGATCATGAGCCTCACCGCCTTGCCATTGGATCCGATCCCCTTCACAGTCGACCGACCATTCATCTTCGCGCTCGAGGACATCGAGACCGGTTCGATACTCTTCATGGGGCGGGTGGTGGATCCTGGGTCCTGA
- a CDS encoding PAC2 family protein: MSLYSYSPPEKLDSPVLIASLRGWVDAAGVGSAAAEHLSGHGPVVAEFDGDQLFDYRSSRPVVDFIDGHLRKLEWPELVVQYRRIGGRDLLILRGTEPDLRWRAFSSAVSALAASAGVSEFIAIGSVPAPVPHTIATPLMMTSPDSDLLVDDTRTPEGLLRVPGAALTVLSHRLSSDGIPARGYWAQVPQYVNGPFYQGVIVLLERIADRLGIAIPLDTLPEEALQQREHLDGIVSSRPEIQKVVEKLEEIAEQGDEIPTADEIGSQVEQFLREASDDGGDPFRSEGP, translated from the coding sequence ATGTCTCTTTATTCCTATTCGCCACCTGAGAAACTCGACTCCCCGGTTCTCATCGCCTCGCTTCGAGGATGGGTGGATGCTGCAGGTGTCGGTTCTGCGGCCGCTGAGCACCTTTCCGGCCACGGACCGGTCGTCGCGGAGTTCGACGGCGATCAGCTCTTCGACTACAGGTCGAGCAGGCCGGTAGTGGATTTCATCGACGGGCATCTACGCAAACTCGAATGGCCGGAACTGGTCGTGCAGTACAGGCGAATCGGTGGTCGCGACCTGCTGATCCTGCGCGGTACCGAACCGGATTTGCGGTGGCGGGCATTCTCCTCCGCAGTGTCGGCCCTTGCCGCCAGCGCGGGCGTGTCGGAGTTCATAGCCATCGGGTCGGTTCCGGCCCCGGTTCCGCACACGATCGCTACCCCCCTGATGATGACTTCGCCGGATTCTGACTTGCTCGTCGACGACACACGAACACCTGAGGGTCTCCTGCGAGTCCCGGGGGCGGCGCTCACGGTGCTGTCCCATCGGCTCTCCTCCGATGGAATACCGGCGCGAGGCTACTGGGCCCAGGTTCCACAGTATGTCAACGGCCCGTTCTATCAGGGAGTGATTGTGCTGTTGGAGCGGATTGCCGATCGTCTTGGAATCGCCATCCCGCTCGACACCTTGCCCGAGGAAGCCCTCCAACAACGTGAACACTTAGATGGGATTGTGTCGAGCCGGCCCGAGATCCAGAAGGTCGTCGAGAAACTCGAAGAGATCGCCGAACAGGGTGACGAGATACCGACGGCCGACGAGATCGGTTCACAGGTCGAGCAGTTCCTCCGCGAAGCTTCCGACGATGGAGGCGACCCCTTCAGGTCCGAAGGACCTTAG
- a CDS encoding class I tRNA ligase family protein, with the protein MFAFEWQKGGPWDSRGIVGSSRFIEDVWKIGVAEYRPGEVSAEASASLRRRVHQTIAKVDADMFDFKWNTAVAALMTLRNEMQDALRAGRVSVGVWTEATETMLKLLAPIAPHVTEELWRLRGNADSVHVQPWPEGDADVAREETVTMVIQVNGKVRDRAEVDADITAEEAEEVALASAKIEEWIAGKTVRKVIARPPKLINIVAG; encoded by the coding sequence ATGTTCGCCTTCGAGTGGCAGAAGGGCGGGCCGTGGGACAGTCGGGGGATAGTGGGGTCGAGTCGCTTCATTGAGGATGTCTGGAAGATCGGTGTAGCCGAGTATCGCCCGGGCGAAGTATCGGCTGAGGCGTCAGCGTCTCTGAGGCGGCGGGTGCATCAGACGATCGCAAAGGTCGATGCGGACATGTTCGACTTCAAGTGGAACACAGCGGTGGCAGCGCTGATGACCCTGCGCAACGAAATGCAGGACGCATTGCGGGCGGGTCGGGTATCCGTTGGGGTCTGGACTGAGGCGACGGAAACCATGCTGAAGCTGCTCGCGCCGATTGCTCCGCACGTCACTGAGGAGTTGTGGCGCTTGCGGGGCAACGCGGACTCGGTTCATGTTCAACCGTGGCCGGAAGGCGACGCGGACGTCGCCCGTGAGGAAACCGTGACGATGGTGATCCAGGTCAACGGAAAAGTACGGGATCGAGCGGAGGTCGATGCGGACATTACGGCCGAAGAGGCCGAGGAGGTAGCGCTCGCCTCAGCGAAGATCGAGGAATGGATCGCCGGAAAGACGGTTCGCAAAGTGATTGCCCGGCCGCCGAAACTGATAAACATCGTCGCCGGCTGA